The genomic interval ATGCTGAGGACCACACTGGTATCAGGGTTCTCCCTCGTACCATaaataatttgttgttgttgttgttgttgtttcaagacagggtttctctgtgtagccctggctgtcctagaactcactctgtagaccaggctggccttgacctcagaaatccgcctgcctctgactcccaagtgctgggattaaaggtgtgcaccaccactgcccggcagcataaataattttaaagaagtcTTTTCAAACACAGAACTAAGGAATGAAACAGACAAGTTTCACAGCATCTGTCTTTGAGTGGCAGCCGGTTTTCTGGCAATTTACTATTTTGTAGTCTTTGGTCTGACATCCTACCCTCAGAGATCCTCAGGATTCATCTCCTAGTTcccattttctgagaaattaCAGGTTACTTGAAGTTTATGACTGCCCAAAGAACCAATCGGGTCTGTGCTGGACATCTCAGAGCAAGTCCTTAAACCAGCTAAATAACTAAAAGTGTTTTACAAAAGAAGCAAGTGGGAGGTACCGTCCTAGAGTTCCTCAGGGGCGGGTTGTCAGGAACCTTTCCGGCTGGGAAGTTATCTACACGTGGCAGGACTGTTCCCTGCCCATAAGTTATCCACTCAAGGCAGCGTTGTGTACTCAGCTAGAGCTGTCTTTTCCTGCCAGGATGAGCCTGCCGGCAAACCAGATCAAGGAGCCCGGCAAGCAGTCTCTGCCGGCAAAATCGCTCAAGGAGCCCAGCCAGGAGTCTCTGCCGGTAAACCTACTTAAGGAGCCCAGCCAGGAGTCCCGGATCCTGTGCCCTGACCCTGACATCGTAAGTGCACCCCTGCGCAGCAGCTGCTCTGGTTGTCTTGAACGCTCCACCTCCAACCCCGTGCGCTTTCCCAGCTGAGTTCCATTTTCTGCCCCCTACCCTCTATTAGTCTCCTCGCACCCGCGGCGCCCCTCCCGCTCCACCTAACTTTGGGCAGTCTCTCatttgcctcccccccccccacccccggtttCTGTCTTCACTTAGTCTGTTTTAGTTCCTGTGTGTGTCCCTCTGAAAACCTCTAGCTTGGTGTAAtccggcgggggggggggggtggtgggggtgttGGGTACTTCAGTCAGCCTGCTGCGTTGCTCTGCCACCTGGTAGGAGTAGCCTATCCAGCCCGCCTGGACGCCTGGACAGATGGTCATCTCTGACTCCCACACTGGTCAGCTCCAGCACTCCCTGTCTGCTTACTTGCAGACATGGACCCAGTAAGAGGACtttgggagaagggagaaagattaAAGGAAGGTGATGAGGCCAACTGAAGATTTTCTCAAAGCTGTGCTAGACCCCAAGAAGGACGTGTGAGGAAGACTATACATGTCCATACAGGAAGGCACATACTCGGTTTAAGTTCACAGAGCACATACTCAAAATATTTAAACACACCAGTTATGCCCAGGTTGTGGCTCAGTAAAGGAGGCAGCTTGCTAGCACCTGGGAGGACCTGGGCTCGATCCCTACCACTGCCaaaagaacaggaacaacaaataacaataataattcttAAACTGAACTCCACTGCACATACCCACAGTGCGACGTGGGCTTCTGGAGActgtcttaaaacacaaaaggaaaggTGACCAACATCGAATCTTTTGGGACATGCTCACTTTGTAGCATAACGAACCAAGTTTAAGCTGAGCTgcctaaaagaataaataaaaaaaaacgcAATGAATTTCTCCAGAGTTTTAgttgaaataaaagaaaggacAACTTTGAGGGTGTGTTAAGTGGGTAACCCTTCCCCTGCTTACTGTAGGAGCTAGTCTCTAAGGTGCGTGCCTCACTGAGGGAAAGTGGCTCTGTCCAGTAGGGTTACGAGTATGCCATTGTTGGCTGTTTCCAAAGCTACCTGCCTATTGTCAAGGTGTTTAACACTCAGGGTGTTCCATCTTCCCTGCTCAAGAAGTACTTGAATGAGTTCCTGGGCAAAGGTCATGCACTGAGCTTGATGCCAAGGTAGGGCAAGATCTGCATTTCTCAGAATACCAGGTTCTCCTGTGGATCAGGACCAAGGGTCATTCAATATAACAGGTATTCACTGAGTGTCTCCGGTGTGCTGAGTCCTGCTAGCCGGTGCTACTCACGTGGCTATGGACTGAGAATAGTGTTCCCCTTTAAACCTCACAGTCTAATGGAGGATGAACAAATGAGAGTGCAAGGGAGCAGCCACTGTCACAGTAGGACGACATATCACTCTGGCATCCTGAGACCACCCTTCTGGAAGTGCCCCTGAGGTGCTACCTTGAAAAACTGTAGActtgccaggtgtggtgacacacacctttaagcctagcatgtgggaggcagaggcaggtggatctcttgagtgtaagactagcctagtctacagagtaagttctagggcagccaagactacacagaaatcgtgtctcaaaacaaacaaacaaacaaacaaacaaaacaaaaggagaaacagaaaaaagaaaggaaggaaggaaggtagaaagATGGGCAGATTCAGTGATGGGAATTTAAGTCCCGAAGGACTGAGGCCCCATCCTGCCCTGGCCAGAGGGAGGGTACAATAGGTGATTTTGTTCTTTGCTTACAAAGGACATGCAGCAAGCCTGTTGTAAAGAGCCTTGGAGATCTCAGGAAATGGTGAAGAGTCACTCAAGTGTAGAGTGCAGAAGATGAGAGTCAGGTttgcttcagaaaaaaagaactcTGGATTCAGTGTGCAGAACGGATACAGGGGCAGGCGAGGGAGAACCGACCATGGAACTTACCAGCCAGACTGCACTGCCAGGACTTGGTGTGTGAGGAggctgagaggaaggaaccaTTTTATCCTGGGCTTCTGCCTCAGCTGAaatggaagcagaaggagaggTCCATgttgggggctagagagagatCTTGGGGGGCATAGAAAACATCCGGATGACATGTTACTCGTTCACTCGATGAGGGTATCTAAGGAAACAGAGAAGTATTGGGTGGAGCACGGTAGGATATGTAGGAATCCTTCTGACTGAACTGGGCGAGAGAAGAGTCAGGTCCATCCCTGTATCTTTATAGCCTTCATGGACTTGACACACTGCAGGTTCCCGCAAGAGGCAAAGTTTCTTCCAGCCACTCACCACAGGCTTTCCCACTGCCCCCCATCCCCAATGTGTTGGCAGAGACACTGGTAGTAAAGGTGAAGAGGGGCCACAAGGAAGAGAGAACCTTCTTCAGAGAGTGGAAAAGAAGTTCATCTTGCTAGAGGTACACTGGACAGTCTTTATGGATGAGATTGGAGAGACACATTTTACACAGAGGCTGGGAACTTtggggagaaagaaataaagagacagaATGGAACTAAGAAGCTTATGAAGAGCTGAGATCTTATTTGATAAACAAAAGAATGGGGCACAGAGTGTTAGAGTAGAGAactatttgctttgctttgctttgctttgctttgctttgctttgctttgctttgctttgctttgcttgctttgtttgaaacatggtcttactgtatagtccaggctggtgTTTAGCTTACGTCCTCCTGAGTGTTGAATTATATGTATGGCACCACAGCTGGCTAGGGAACTGGCTTTTGTAGATCAGCTTTAGAGAGGACTTTTGAAGTGGCTGGGCTGATTCTGATTAGACTTTGTGAGCTGGAAGGGTTTAAGAGTTCCCTACATCCATTTTCCTTCCTCGTTTCACAGACACcatgttgaaataattatttaaaatggccactggtcaaaccgactatctaagctgcagcggctctgACTAGCTCAGCCGCtgtgttctgtggccagaggccatgttcGTGCCATAGAaaaggccagccagaaacaccagccctgccacccacgagacgccagcatgggagatggctctgccaatcttccacactgtctctgcaaggctgggcattgcccagactatcccgccATTTATGTCAacacagtaagaaaatgagagtCTAAtgcttaaatgttaatcaaaggttttatatatttagtaatgctcaataacaatatgcccatacaaaaaGGGTTGTTTCCCAGTTAGCTaaagtaaataaaagttgttacccatgactgctctccatacttgcatggctctccatcgctcctacctctctgctctccccagcttctcctcttccttttcctcctctccttactccttctcttcctctccttatcctcccaccttagctcctcctacaacacCAAAGCTTAAGGTAGAGAAAGACAGTGAGTTTCCTCAGGCACAGAGCTAATTGTGGCTGTGGCGAGGCTGTGGTTAGGGTGGGCTGGAAGGTCCACTCTAGATGTGAGTTAGACTGACCGATGGCGTTTGATCCTGGCTGCACTTCATTGCGTCCCAGCTCTCTCAGGCTTTTCTCATGGTTTCCTTCATCTGTCACATAAGGATGCTGAGACGACTTAGGAGATGAATCTCAGAGGAATACAACAAATGCCATCATATTGATTTATTTAAGAGTTAGTCTGTAGCTCCTTGATTATCTGCTTCAGAGAAGTGACCTCAATGTTAACCAAACAGCCTTGCCAAGGGGCCTCGAGGCTTAGGGGAAGCAGAAGGACATAGGTTTTGAGCttattttcctcagctgtatagtCTGGttccttctcctctgccttctctgtctaGATGGCTGAAATGGCCCCTGTAGGATTGTTGCCATGGCAACTTTGCTTTCCTGAGCAACTTAGTTGCATTTGGCTCTCTTAATTCCAGTACTATACTTACGTCTTAAGAGGTAGTGCCCAGACAGGTTGAGAATGATGTCAGGCCTATGTCAAACTGAAGGACTGGCCCCACCACCAGCTTCACACAGCTTGAATTTTCAGGTCAGAATTATGGCCTTAACCTTTATCACTGCACAGGGTTGTTAtgggttttgttgtgttgttttgtagCAGCAGACAGCAGACCTCTACTAAGTTGTAATTGTGTGTCTCTGCTATTTGTGTCTGCAGGTTGTGGAGCTGAATGTTGGGGGGCAGTTCTACACCACCACCATGGGCACCCTGATGAAACATCCAGGCTCCAAGTTTTCAGAGATATTGTCCAGGTCAGCTAGACACTACAAAGATGCACAGGGCCGCTTCTTCATTGATCGTCCCGGCACCTACTTTGGGCTTCTCTTAGACTACCTACGCACTGGGGAAGTGCCCACAGAGTACGTGCCTGAGGTATACCAAGAAGCTAAGTTCTACCAAATCCACCTTTTGGTCAAGATTTTGGAAGATATGCCACAGATCTTCGGTGAGCAAGTGGCTCGAATGCAGTTCCTGATGGGAGTGCCGAACTACAGAGAAAACCTGGAAGTCCTGTTGCACCTGGCTCGGGCTGAGGCCGTGGCGATGCGCTCGTCAAAGGTGGTCGTGTGTGTGGTGCGTACGGAGGAGGAGGATGCGAAGTGTTCGGAGCCGCTGCACATCTTGGAGGCCAAAAAGACACCGGTTGTCAAATTCGGACCCTGGAAGGCAGGCCCTGTGACAGAGGACTTTGTGTACTGCCTGGAGAAGGACATTAGAGCCAAGGGGTATAAGGTGTCCTCTCAGAGGTACCACCTGAGTAGAGATCCCTACACATGCTTCTGGATATTCGTCTTCACTTGGTGGTGATCTCCGGTAGTGGGGACTGTTTGTTAGAGGCTGTGGTGGGATTTGTGAAATCAGTTGCCATCAAAATCCATGTTCTAAAGCGATCCTTAAAGTAGTCCGAGAGCCTGGAAGGCTGAGATAAGAAGACtgccatgagttcgaggccagtcttgCATACAGACTGAAACCCTATTGAAATGGCCCAGgagaagccaggctcccctgTCTCCACTCCTGCTCCCTTCTGGAACCACATCCTGTTTGACCAAGTAGGGTTTCTCCAATCTTCTAAGAAATAAAGCTTGTAAAATGTTTAACGAATCAAAGGGTTCTTCCTTGCTTGCTGGGAAATAACCCTGATGTGAAAACTCTTCTAGCCTGGGCCTACTGTCATGGTTTTTGTCTTATAAACTCTGTAGTGCTTAACTTGAAACCAAGAGTTCTTtgtgacaggagtctgatatcaGTCATCAGATGAAATAAAGAACTCTTAACTGGCCTGTGTCTGTGGTGGTCTGTAACTTTCTCCAGGGGACTGCCACAGTATATTTAAAACAGTAGGCCTTGCTGGGAGGTGttggcacatgtctttaaccttagcacttgagaggcagaggcaggcagatctttgagttcgaggccaacatggtcttcagagagagttccaggacagccagggcaacacagagaaaccctgtctcaaaaaacaaatgcaaacagaCAACGAAAAAGCCAGTGGGTGAACTCACCTGCTATGCAAACCCAATGATTTAAGTTGGATCTCCAGAGTCCACAGTGAAAAGACAGAACCAACATTTAAGAGTTATCCTTATACCATGGCATCCACACATCCAgccatgtcctctctctctcttcccccctcccatCTTAAAAGAAATGTGGGACtgagaaaatggctcagcaggtaagagcttTTGCAGAAGACACAAGTTGGTCCTAGCACCTTGGTGCTGTGTTTTACAGTTTAACTgcttataacttcagctccagggatctcATGCTCTCTTTGGCCTTCATGGGCAACGTATCctcatgtcttagggtttctattgctgacaTGAACCGCCATAACCAAAAGTCACCATAAGTTGTTCtttggtctacacacacacacacacacacacacacacacacacacacacaaagacaaataaataaatgaatatcaaAAAAATGTAAGCCATTTTctagcaagttgggaaggaaattttattcagtttacacttccagatcatagtctttcataaggaagtcaggatagcaactcaaacaaggcaggagtTGATGCCGAGGCCATGGGGGGTGCTGGTCATTGGTTTGCTTTACATAACTTGAACAACCTGCTTTCTTCAAGAACCAGGACATCAGCCCAAGGACATCAGCCCAAGGACAGCACCACTCATAATGGGCTGGGCTGTCTCCTATCAATAAGTAATTAGGAAAATGTCTTACagttggatcttatggaggcatcttctcagctgaggttccctcctctcagatagctctagtttgtgtgtcaggttgacataaggGCAGCCAGCACACTCTCACACAGTTGTACACAGGTAAACACACATGATTGTTAGAAAGTTAAAAGAATAACAGAAGCTATCTTCTAgggtggcaagatggctcagcaggaaaagatACCTGCTGCCGAGCATTCCaacctgagttttatccctgGGACTGTCACCTATAAATTGTTCTTtggtctgcacacacacacacacacacacacacacacacacgaaagaaaggaaggaagaagaagaaagaaagaaaaaaggaatacaaaaaaatattaagGCATTTTCTAGCTAAGCATGATGGCAAATGCTTGTAATGCCAGAACTTGTGaggttgaggcagggggatcacatTCTTTTGGCTACAAATGAGACTCTCTATCAAAATTAGAAGTTAGAAACAAAACAGTTGCCTAAGCAACCAGCAGGCAGGTCTGAGCCTGAAGCTGCTAAAGGGCTGGGCTGGATCACTTCAGAGGTTATAAGCCCTTGAGAGAGTTGTCAGCCTTTTGGAGAAACTGCAAGATACATAAAAAAAAGTCTCTGTAAGTCCGGAGAAGTCTGGTTCCCAAGTCCAGAGTACAAGCATGTGCTACTGCACCTAGCTCACTTTATACCCCTATGTGCTACTGCACCTAGCTCACTTTacactcttcccccccccccccagcccacaAAAGGAATACATGTTTTCTGGTATATTAGtttctttcctgttgctatgCTATAAGCATAATGACCAACGCAACTTATAGAGGAGttttttggcttatggttccagagggataaaaGTCCATCAGAAAAAGCAGgtagatctccaagttcaaggctgaTCTGATCTCCACGGTTACACAAAGAGAAACTttgaaaagccaaacaaacaaacaaacaaacaaaaaacccagcacaactacaaacaaacaaaagcaacatttacgctagacagtggtggtgcacgcctttaaacccagcacgtGGGAGCTTGGGCGGCAGAGGCTTGTTTGTCTTATATTGCtctagatctctgagtttgagactagcctggtctacagagtgagttctaggacagttagggctacacagagaaaccctgtctcaaaaaacaaaacaaaagagatgccAGTAGAAACAGCTGAGGACTCATACCTGGAGCTGCAGGTGAGTGTGAACTGAGAGTCATGCATGGCTTTAAAAACCCAGCAGCACACCTCCTCCAGTGAGGCCACCCTCCCTACGTCTGTCCATACTGTGTCACCCGCTAGGGACCAGGTGTTCAAACATCTGAGCACACAGGGGACATTCTCACGCCAACCACTACACTGGAGACgaagctcagaggtagagcactgGTCCAAAATGCACGTGGGGATAATCTCCAGTATTAAAAAGTTCAAAATATTAAATCTAGTATAAAGTCTATTTTGGGTATTAACGCATAGGTGGGTTTTATggactaatttttaaatttgatttttgaaaTCGAATTAAAGTTTCACATATCAGACTTAGTTATTTGGAAACTTAATTCTCAAATTGGCTACATGTTGGAATTAATCAAGCAGTTTAAAAAATATGCCTGTGCCCCACTCCTAGAAATTCTATTATAATTGTTGTGGCATGTGGTCTGAATAGtgggattttaaaaagaatctcctctaggtaattcttttttaaaaaatattttattagatttatctATTGactgtgtattttgcctgcatgtgtataatatgtatgtgccgagtgcctgtggaggccagaaaaagatacaggattccctggaactggagttacaaatggttttgaacctccatgtgtgtgctgggaaccaaacccaggtcccctaGAAAGAAGAGTTAGAACTTTTAACCATGAAGCTAGCTCTGCAGTCCTTCCCTTAGATGTTTCTAAATGCATTAAAGTCACAGAAGAACAGACTTTTAGTctacttctttttaattaaaaaagtatttctttatCCACTCCTGGGGATTGCACCCACAGACTTGCACCCACTAAGCAGGGTGTttcaccactgagctgcatcttaGTCAGGATTTTCTGAGATCAGGTCTTAGAGGCTTGTTCTGTAATGGGATTAGGGATGTGTATCATAAAGCTGggccttttgctttgtttcttgtttgtttattcctTTGTTTGTCTTATATTGCTCTATCTGGCCTAGAGCTTGCTATGTATACCAGGTTTACTGAAAAATTGTGattctcctgttttgtttctgcttcctgagaaCAAGGTacatgccactatgcccagccttaaaaaacaactttttattttaatttacctcATACACTAAGGCCAATAAAGATGTTCCTTCCTCCACTAAAGTTTTTTCTAGTTGCTTCTAGAAGTCCTTGAGATTGGTGGCATCACCTTTTCATTTTTACATCCTTACCGTGTTCCAGGCTAATTTGTACTTCTTGTTCAGTGTGTTGGATTTCCTGAGCTGTGATATTCCTAGGTGAAGCTACAGTGGATAGACTGTTCTGATGGAGTTTGTATTATGATGCAAACACCATGCTGATACCAGATGTAGTATTTGTCAATACTGAATAGCATGCCTGTCCATTATATAAGGTTTCCAGGTAGCTCTTAACTGTGATTCTTCTCTGAGCACAAGAACTAAGGGAGTTCTGTGCAAAGCAAGTAGTGTCTAACTCCTTTCTGGCTTACTGAAGAGCTACCTGTTCTGAAGCTGTTGGtgtgttaatacagaattgtaggtcaagatcacaaaagtattttgagaaaaacttaatgaaatattccttattccaaacagcaattaaattAGTTATTGAAGAATAcagatatttggcctattacatgaccaactttttaggcaaatttgataatcattatccaaaagacaagttgttacagttttcctctatacatgcttttgtatttcttataaatttacgCATACAGCccataaaaatgtgtttattgtatttacagacagctcatctaatggaaagacagtatatgtaattggatCACATGCTCATTCTCTTGAGttttcccctgcttcagcacaaataattgaattacgtgctgtagccactgtttgaaatgctaaaaaaaaaaaaaaatcaagctttcaatttgtatactcatagccagtatatagctCATGATTTATacttgcttaaaattgttccttttttaagatattgctaattctcaaattttacaaatacagcttaatttaaggaacatgtacttttccttaactttataagacatttaagagttCATACTAGATTGCCTGGACTCCAGGGAAATGCCACAGTGGATGTGTATACCAGACAGATCATAGGCCTTACAGAAACAATtggctttctagttacaactgctttaacaggagaaacaactaaaaatattagttattgcctacattatctttctatgtttggtgttccatatcagatgaagatagatagaactggctattgcagtcagacatttgagatgttttgttgacaatttaatattacccatattactgagattccttataatcctcaaggacaagttattgtgaaacagatatcatggaactttaaaataatatcttcacaactctctgagtgtgggaggaacagttactggtgcttctgccctagTTTTGCAAGaaactctaaaaaattggcttttaaaaacaaaagagggggagctATATGCCCAGAAGGGGTCCCCTGGAAATATTCTCCACCATGCCTTGttggttctcaattttctaaatctgaatACTCATGGCAAGTCTGCTGCTGATCGCCTCTGGCACCCTGGGACCAATAAAAACTacgccacagttatgtggaaagaccctcttacctttaaatggaatgggccagacccagttcTCATTTGGGGCTGAGGATcaatatgtctgtttgataccaaagaaggcacagctagatggctgccagaaagattagtgaaacaaatagatacctccacaaagccagacccaattgtagataagatgaataacaattgagaTTCAGGGAAGAGAACtcccctgagaattcccttctttttttccttttcaggtaAAAATGACCCATCcgtggtgtttgctgttggaggTTCTAATCCTGATGCCAGCCTTCagactactcagaccttcgacgGGCCATTGACAAGAACATtgaacagctagagattggcaccactaa from Arvicanthis niloticus isolate mArvNil1 chromosome 1, mArvNil1.pat.X, whole genome shotgun sequence carries:
- the Kctd14 gene encoding BTB/POZ domain-containing protein KCTD14 yields the protein MSLPANQIKEPGKQSLPAKSLKEPSQESLPVNLLKEPSQESRILCPDPDIVVELNVGGQFYTTTMGTLMKHPGSKFSEILSRSARHYKDAQGRFFIDRPGTYFGLLLDYLRTGEVPTEYVPEVYQEAKFYQIHLLVKILEDMPQIFGEQVARMQFLMGVPNYRENLEVLLHLARAEAVAMRSSKVVVCVVRTEEEDAKCSEPLHILEAKKTPVVKFGPWKAGPVTEDFVYCLEKDIRAKGYKVSSQRYHLSRDPYTCFWIFVFTWW